In Syntrophomonas wolfei subsp. wolfei str. Goettingen G311, a single window of DNA contains:
- a CDS encoding molybdopterin-binding protein: MRKVPVNEAIGQVLGHDIIKIIPGREKCRAFRRGQIITAADVPLLQDLGKEHIYIWEAGEELIHEDEAALRLAQSASGPGINLSEPSHGRVNLIAAYDGLLKIQVDQLHWINNLDSVIFATLHNNRTVVKEQKLAGTRVVPITVERSLVEEAEKLCSNPRPLVLVKPFKNLWTAVITTGNEVCYGRIKDGFGRVIRKKITPFGGRFMSQTIVPDSPEIIAAEIHRFIGEGADFIIITGGMSVDPDDVTPLGIKASGAEVVFYGAPVLPGSQFMLAYQGHVPICGVPGGALYSKFTTLDLLLPRIFAEERINRSDIVALGHGGFCEECKVCHFPACPFGKATYV; the protein is encoded by the coding sequence ATGCGTAAGGTACCTGTAAATGAAGCGATAGGCCAGGTTTTAGGACATGATATTATCAAGATTATTCCGGGGCGAGAGAAATGTCGCGCTTTCAGAAGGGGACAAATCATTACCGCTGCTGATGTTCCTCTGCTGCAAGATCTGGGCAAGGAGCACATTTATATCTGGGAAGCTGGTGAGGAGTTGATTCATGAAGATGAAGCAGCTCTCCGTCTGGCGCAAAGTGCGTCCGGGCCAGGTATTAATCTAAGTGAGCCCAGCCATGGCCGGGTTAATCTTATAGCCGCTTACGATGGCCTTTTGAAGATACAGGTAGACCAGTTGCATTGGATAAACAATCTCGATTCTGTTATTTTCGCGACTTTGCATAATAATCGCACCGTAGTAAAGGAACAAAAGCTGGCTGGGACCCGGGTGGTTCCCATCACTGTGGAGCGCAGCCTAGTTGAAGAAGCAGAAAAACTCTGTTCTAACCCCCGTCCCCTGGTTTTAGTTAAGCCTTTTAAGAATCTCTGGACAGCCGTAATTACTACCGGCAATGAAGTTTGCTACGGTAGAATAAAGGATGGTTTTGGCCGGGTTATACGCAAAAAGATTACCCCTTTCGGGGGACGCTTTATGAGCCAGACAATTGTTCCTGATAGTCCAGAAATTATTGCGGCGGAGATTCATCGTTTTATTGGAGAAGGCGCGGATTTTATTATCATAACCGGCGGAATGTCCGTTGACCCGGATGATGTTACCCCGCTGGGGATTAAGGCCTCTGGAGCCGAAGTAGTATTCTATGGTGCTCCGGTTCTGCCTGGTTCCCAGTTTATGCTGGCTTACCAGGGACATGTTCCCATTTGTGGGGTACCGGGAGGAGCATTATATAGCAAGTTTACTACCCTGGATTTACTCCTGCCCCGGATTTTTGCCGAGGAACGGATAAACCGTTCTGATATAGTAGCCCTGGGACATGGCGGTTTTTGTGAAGAATGCAAGGTATGTCACTTCCCAGCCTGTCCTTTTGGAAAAGCTACTTATGTTTAA
- a CDS encoding TM1266 family iron-only hydrogenase system putative regulator, translated as MSDKRLGVIGIVVENRDAVPQVNQVLSNHASMIIGRMGLPYRQKDLAVIALIVDGNTDELGALTGKLGNISGVTVKSALTKGS; from the coding sequence TTGTCTGACAAGCGTCTTGGAGTAATAGGTATAGTGGTGGAAAATCGTGATGCCGTTCCCCAGGTAAACCAGGTTTTAAGTAACCATGCCAGTATGATTATTGGTCGCATGGGACTTCCCTATCGCCAAAAAGATCTGGCGGTTATCGCTTTGATTGTAGACGGCAATACTGATGAATTGGGAGCCCTGACCGGGAAACTGGGAAACATATCCGGGGTAACCGTAAAAAGCGCCTTAACTAAAGGAAGCTAA
- a CDS encoding NADH-dependent [FeFe] hydrogenase, group A6 codes for MVNLTIDGIKVSVPEGSTILQAASEVGIKIPTLCFHPDQSIKANCRVCVCEVEGNRLLQAACAMPVFEGMVVKTRTPKVLDARKTILELILSNHPQDCLNCIRNGNCELQDLAQEYCIRENPFEYKVRGFAKDFSTPSLFRDQDKCILCRRCIEACSVIQSVNALGMEGRGYNSMVVPTLGKALIDSPCVMCGQCIHACPVGAIGEREQIDEFLAAVANPDKVVITQIAPAVRVAIAEEIGMMTGELPMGTFVQGLRQIGFDHVLHTNFTADLTILEEGNELLKRLKEGGTLPMFTSCSPGWINFCETFYPDLLDNLSTCKSPQQMFGALAKTYWAEKMGIDPSKIYSVSIMPCVAKKFEAARPEMNDSGYQDVDLVLTTREIGRLFRMSGLDFSKLPASDFDSWMGKYTGAAVIFGASGGVMEAALRTVYEVVTGKTLEDVNFVATRGITGIKEATVDLDGTVVKVAIANGLANARKLMEQVRAGESPYHFIEIMACPGGCIGGGGQPITKANVKRVERIEAIYVEDEGLPLRKSHDNPEVKTLYEEFLHEPLGHKSHELLHTHYHAKNKKFL; via the coding sequence ATGGTTAACCTGACAATAGACGGAATTAAAGTATCCGTTCCTGAGGGCTCTACCATCCTGCAGGCAGCTAGTGAAGTCGGCATTAAAATACCTACCCTGTGTTTTCATCCTGACCAGTCGATAAAAGCCAACTGCAGAGTATGTGTATGTGAAGTAGAAGGCAACCGCTTGTTGCAAGCGGCCTGCGCCATGCCCGTTTTTGAAGGAATGGTCGTAAAGACCAGGACACCGAAGGTTTTAGATGCTAGAAAAACCATACTGGAACTGATACTATCCAATCACCCGCAGGACTGCCTGAACTGTATAAGAAATGGCAATTGCGAACTGCAAGACCTGGCCCAGGAATACTGCATAAGAGAGAATCCGTTTGAGTACAAAGTACGGGGATTTGCAAAAGACTTTTCCACTCCTTCCCTATTCCGGGATCAGGATAAATGTATACTATGTCGCCGCTGCATCGAAGCCTGTTCCGTTATCCAGAGCGTAAATGCCCTGGGTATGGAAGGACGCGGCTATAATTCTATGGTGGTTCCCACCCTGGGTAAAGCCTTGATTGACAGTCCTTGCGTAATGTGCGGACAATGTATCCATGCTTGCCCGGTTGGTGCTATCGGAGAAAGAGAACAGATTGATGAATTCCTGGCTGCGGTAGCTAATCCCGATAAAGTAGTTATAACCCAGATAGCACCTGCGGTCAGAGTGGCTATTGCTGAAGAAATAGGTATGATGACCGGTGAACTGCCGATGGGAACCTTTGTACAGGGATTAAGACAAATAGGTTTTGATCATGTCCTGCATACCAACTTTACGGCTGACCTTACTATTCTGGAAGAAGGCAATGAACTTCTGAAGCGCTTGAAGGAAGGCGGAACTCTACCCATGTTCACTTCCTGCAGTCCCGGCTGGATCAATTTCTGTGAAACTTTCTATCCCGATCTCCTGGACAACCTCTCTACCTGCAAGTCTCCTCAGCAGATGTTTGGAGCTCTGGCCAAGACCTACTGGGCCGAGAAGATGGGTATTGACCCCTCCAAGATCTATTCGGTATCCATTATGCCCTGTGTAGCCAAGAAGTTTGAGGCAGCCCGGCCGGAGATGAACGATAGTGGCTATCAGGATGTTGACCTGGTGTTGACCACCCGTGAAATCGGGCGACTATTCCGTATGAGCGGGCTGGATTTCAGCAAGCTGCCCGCCTCCGATTTCGATTCCTGGATGGGTAAATACACCGGTGCCGCAGTAATCTTTGGCGCTTCCGGCGGAGTTATGGAAGCGGCCCTGCGTACCGTTTATGAGGTAGTAACCGGGAAGACCCTGGAAGATGTGAATTTTGTCGCTACCCGTGGTATAACCGGTATCAAGGAAGCCACTGTGGATTTGGATGGTACGGTAGTCAAGGTAGCTATCGCCAATGGACTGGCCAATGCCCGCAAGCTTATGGAACAGGTGAGAGCAGGCGAATCGCCTTACCATTTCATTGAAATCATGGCTTGTCCTGGCGGTTGTATTGGCGGCGGCGGTCAACCCATCACCAAAGCCAATGTCAAACGGGTGGAACGCATAGAAGCAATTTATGTGGAAGATGAAGGATTGCCTCTGAGGAAATCACACGACAATCCGGAAGTAAAAACCCTTTACGAGGAGTTCCTGCATGAACCCCTGGGACATAAATCCCACGAGCTGTTGCATACTCATTACCATGCCAAGAATAAAAAATTCTTATAG
- the hydG gene encoding [FeFe] hydrogenase H-cluster radical SAM maturase HydG, with translation MEAISVNRWIDNVIKPEQVEKYKNNGKSFIDEGFIQETLMANKQPEKQQIREIMAKALELNRLEPAETAALLNCTDEELWEEMYATGLQIKHKVYGRRIVFFAPLYVSNYCVNNCVYCGFRCDNRETIRKRMNASELSAEIKALIGKGHKRLIMVYGEHPKSDVNYIADTLRTAYATKEGNGEIRRVNVNAAPMSIEDLRILKEVGIGTFQVFQETYHYPSYKKLHPRGLKADYGWRLYALHRAMDAGVDDVGIGALFGLYDWKFEVMGLLMHTIDLEEKFGGVGPHTISFPRLQPALNTPFLQNNTYYVDDKTFKKLVTVIRLSVPYTGMILTARENAEVRNEVIQVGCSQIDAGSNIGVGSYSEDAVDYQRQQFILGDNRSLDEAIRDMARLGFITSFCTADYRCGRTGGCFMGIAKKGKIHNLCMPNAILTFKEYLLDYASEETKEAASYLIDKELAALPNEQVRATVVEMLERIENGERDLFL, from the coding sequence ATGGAAGCGATATCAGTTAACCGGTGGATTGATAATGTTATTAAGCCGGAGCAGGTAGAAAAGTACAAGAATAATGGGAAAAGCTTTATTGACGAAGGCTTTATTCAGGAAACCCTGATGGCCAACAAACAGCCGGAAAAGCAGCAAATTCGAGAAATCATGGCCAAAGCCCTGGAGCTGAACCGTCTGGAACCGGCGGAAACAGCCGCCCTGCTTAATTGCACTGATGAAGAGCTCTGGGAGGAAATGTATGCTACCGGTCTACAGATTAAACATAAGGTCTATGGAAGAAGGATTGTTTTTTTTGCTCCGCTTTATGTCAGCAACTATTGTGTGAATAACTGTGTGTATTGTGGTTTTCGCTGTGATAACCGGGAAACCATCAGAAAAAGAATGAATGCCTCGGAGTTAAGCGCAGAAATTAAAGCTCTGATAGGCAAAGGCCACAAACGCTTGATTATGGTTTATGGAGAACATCCCAAATCTGATGTCAACTATATTGCCGATACCCTGAGAACTGCCTATGCCACCAAAGAAGGAAATGGCGAAATTCGCCGGGTCAATGTTAACGCTGCACCCATGTCCATTGAAGATCTTCGTATATTAAAGGAAGTAGGCATCGGCACCTTTCAGGTCTTTCAGGAAACCTACCATTATCCTTCCTACAAAAAGCTTCATCCCCGTGGCTTAAAAGCGGATTACGGTTGGCGTCTCTATGCCCTGCACCGGGCTATGGATGCCGGGGTGGATGATGTGGGTATTGGAGCCCTTTTTGGCCTGTATGACTGGAAGTTTGAAGTAATGGGACTCTTAATGCATACCATCGATCTGGAAGAAAAATTTGGTGGGGTTGGGCCCCATACTATTTCTTTTCCCCGCCTGCAGCCTGCTTTAAATACCCCGTTTCTGCAGAATAATACCTATTATGTGGATGATAAGACCTTTAAAAAACTGGTTACGGTTATTCGTCTTTCTGTTCCCTATACTGGAATGATATTAACCGCCCGCGAGAATGCAGAGGTTCGCAATGAGGTCATTCAGGTGGGCTGCAGTCAGATTGATGCCGGTTCCAATATAGGTGTGGGAAGCTATAGTGAAGATGCTGTGGACTATCAACGGCAGCAGTTTATTCTGGGCGATAACCGCAGCCTGGATGAAGCGATCCGGGACATGGCCAGGCTCGGTTTTATTACTTCCTTTTGTACGGCTGATTATCGCTGTGGTCGTACCGGGGGCTGCTTTATGGGAATAGCCAAGAAGGGTAAAATCCATAATCTTTGTATGCCCAACGCCATTTTGACCTTTAAGGAATACCTTTTAGACTATGCCAGTGAAGAAACCAAAGAGGCGGCTTCCTATTTAATAGATAAGGAACTGGCAGCCCTCCCCAATGAACAAGTGAGAGCTACGGTAGTGGAAATGTTGGAGCGTATCGAGAATGGAGAGAGGGATTTATTCCTCTAA
- a CDS encoding complex I 24 kDa subunit family protein yields the protein MMDYKEIIAQYDGKAGGIIEAYHALLREFSYLPEEAIAEAARVFKLSTAEAYGIATFYSMFSVEARGKNVVRICESAPCHVAGAADVVAALERELGIKMGESTADGKFALEFTECVGQCQATPVITVNGKPYLDVSPAQIPAIIAEYK from the coding sequence ATGATGGATTATAAGGAGATAATTGCCCAGTACGATGGAAAAGCAGGCGGAATTATTGAGGCTTACCATGCGCTATTGAGGGAATTCAGTTACCTGCCGGAGGAAGCAATAGCTGAAGCTGCTCGTGTATTCAAATTATCAACTGCCGAAGCCTATGGTATCGCCACTTTCTACTCTATGTTTTCGGTTGAAGCTCGCGGTAAGAATGTTGTTAGAATTTGTGAAAGTGCTCCCTGTCATGTAGCTGGAGCAGCTGACGTAGTAGCAGCTCTGGAAAGAGAACTGGGAATCAAGATGGGAGAAAGTACGGCCGATGGAAAATTTGCTCTGGAATTCACCGAGTGTGTTGGGCAATGCCAGGCTACACCGGTCATTACCGTCAACGGTAAGCCTTACCTGGATGTAAGTCCAGCACAAATCCCGGCCATTATTGCGGAATATAAATAA
- a CDS encoding complex I 24 kDa subunit family protein: MANYEDIISKYQDLPGGIIEAYHALQREYSYIPEDAIRVAAEVFGIPTAKAWGVATFYSYLKVGKRGKNVIRICESAPCHVAGAAEVIAALEKELGIKMGETTPDGKFTLELCECVGQCQATPVITVNSKPYGDMTPEKVSGVLAEYR; encoded by the coding sequence ATGGCAAACTATGAGGATATAATCAGCAAATACCAGGATCTTCCCGGTGGAATCATAGAAGCCTATCATGCCCTGCAACGGGAATACAGTTATATTCCGGAAGATGCTATCCGGGTTGCCGCTGAGGTTTTTGGTATTCCAACCGCTAAAGCCTGGGGGGTAGCCACATTCTATTCCTACCTTAAAGTGGGAAAGAGAGGCAAAAATGTTATCCGTATTTGTGAAAGTGCTCCCTGCCATGTAGCCGGTGCCGCTGAAGTTATAGCTGCTCTGGAAAAGGAACTGGGAATCAAGATGGGTGAAACCACTCCTGACGGAAAGTTTACCCTGGAATTATGCGAATGCGTAGGTCAGTGTCAGGCCACCCCGGTTATTACCGTCAACAGTAAACCCTATGGAGATATGACTCCGGAAAAAGTATCCGGGGTTCTGGCTGAATACAGGTAA
- a CDS encoding molybdopterin molybdotransferase MoeA produces MLNSLEDAQQELIKNIEPLAAEPVSLLEAVGRISSTEILADCNMPGELRSAVDGYAVNPDLSGNYDQLLVIGQLKMGEVPNSPLVPGQAIGVLTGGLLPDGAVAVIPHEKVQIKDNYLKSLEFVKPGNNFKQPGEDFHKGDLILGQATRITPGLVALLATFGHGQIQVYHRPRVSILSLGSNVVPCSSQAARGEIRDANGPMLASLVKLDGGLISSVELAGQKDMTQIKTQLLQMLEQSELVITTGGTYTDGINEIHVLIDEIGARPLFREIPIQPGSHNGGAVLGSRLIISLSGNPAACAVGYHLFAAPALRALQGIEPLLPRVNAICSSRYTKKTASRRFVRALATPREDGWAVSILPGQKPSMIRSLVDCNALIDLPPGHPPMEAGLEVSILLLDRSAV; encoded by the coding sequence ATGCTTAATAGTCTGGAAGATGCTCAACAAGAATTAATTAAGAATATTGAACCGCTGGCTGCTGAACCAGTTTCTTTACTGGAGGCAGTAGGGAGGATTAGCAGTACTGAGATTCTGGCCGATTGCAATATGCCTGGTGAACTGCGATCAGCTGTAGATGGTTATGCTGTAAATCCTGATTTATCTGGCAATTACGACCAACTCCTGGTTATTGGTCAGCTTAAGATGGGTGAGGTACCAAATTCTCCTCTGGTTCCCGGGCAAGCAATCGGAGTATTGACAGGTGGCTTGCTTCCAGATGGAGCAGTTGCCGTTATACCGCATGAAAAAGTACAAATCAAGGACAATTACCTGAAATCTCTCGAATTTGTCAAGCCCGGGAACAATTTCAAACAACCCGGGGAGGATTTTCATAAAGGAGATTTGATATTGGGTCAAGCTACCCGGATTACACCGGGATTGGTGGCCTTACTGGCTACCTTTGGCCATGGGCAGATCCAGGTTTATCACCGTCCCCGAGTTTCGATATTAAGCCTGGGTTCAAATGTAGTTCCCTGTTCAAGCCAAGCCGCCAGGGGAGAAATTCGAGATGCCAACGGCCCTATGTTGGCATCCCTGGTCAAGTTGGACGGAGGCCTGATAAGCTCAGTTGAGCTGGCCGGCCAAAAGGATATGACTCAAATCAAAACCCAGCTTTTGCAAATGCTGGAGCAGTCTGAGCTGGTAATAACCACCGGCGGGACTTATACCGATGGTATTAATGAGATTCATGTATTAATAGATGAAATTGGAGCTCGTCCCCTGTTTCGGGAGATTCCCATACAACCAGGAAGTCATAATGGAGGTGCCGTACTGGGTTCCCGGCTCATTATTTCGCTTTCCGGTAATCCGGCGGCCTGTGCTGTAGGCTATCATCTTTTTGCCGCCCCGGCCTTAAGAGCTTTACAGGGAATTGAACCTCTGTTGCCCCGGGTAAATGCCATATGTTCGAGCCGTTATACCAAGAAAACTGCTTCGCGCAGGTTTGTCCGGGCCCTGGCTACACCCCGAGAGGATGGATGGGCCGTATCTATATTACCTGGGCAAAAGCCCAGTATGATTCGTTCTTTGGTAGATTGCAATGCCCTTATTGATTTACCACCCGGGCATCCGCCGATGGAAGCAGGTTTGGAAGTTTCGATACTGCTTCTGGATAGGAGTGCAGTTTAA
- the hydE gene encoding [FeFe] hydrogenase H-cluster radical SAM maturase HydE, whose translation MGPYREQEIVEILNSNEPESLASLLQAAHNTRIRHLGNEVYLRGLIEFSNYCPRNCLYCGLRKSNENIHRYRLDEDKIIELAMMAYDMGFQSIALQSGEIDSQEQVDFLAAIVEKIILSSRQRGQQGLGVTLSMGELSYQQYLQLWQAGAHRYLLRIETSNPQLFKNIHPPSQLYHRRLECLDALKDIGYQVGTGIMVGLPGQSNEQLAQDLAFFQKRDIDMLGLGPYIPHSDTPLARVPDRHERDAFTLTLKMLALARLTMPDINMVASTALQSINPLGLRWGLMAGANIIMPVLTPEEKRRDYSLYDNKEQKSMEEIAAEVAAGGFKLGYWKWGDSPHYFRRREQPLKQV comes from the coding sequence ATGGGCCCTTATCGGGAACAAGAGATAGTTGAGATTCTAAACAGCAATGAGCCGGAAAGCCTTGCTTCCCTGCTGCAAGCGGCCCATAATACCCGCATTAGACATCTGGGAAATGAGGTATACTTGCGTGGACTTATCGAATTCTCCAACTATTGCCCGCGCAACTGCCTCTACTGCGGCCTGAGGAAAAGCAACGAAAATATCCATCGCTACCGGCTTGATGAAGATAAAATAATAGAATTGGCTATGATGGCTTACGACATGGGCTTTCAATCCATTGCCCTGCAGTCGGGGGAGATAGACAGCCAGGAGCAGGTAGATTTTTTAGCGGCTATAGTCGAGAAAATTATTCTCAGCAGCAGACAGCGAGGCCAGCAGGGCCTGGGGGTTACATTGAGTATGGGCGAATTGAGCTACCAGCAATACCTGCAACTCTGGCAAGCCGGTGCTCATCGTTACCTCTTGCGCATCGAAACTTCTAACCCTCAGTTGTTTAAAAATATCCATCCTCCTTCCCAGCTTTATCATAGACGGCTGGAATGCCTGGATGCCTTGAAGGATATCGGCTACCAGGTGGGTACGGGGATTATGGTGGGACTGCCTGGACAAAGCAATGAACAGTTGGCCCAAGACCTGGCCTTTTTCCAAAAAAGGGATATTGATATGCTGGGTTTGGGTCCCTATATCCCCCACTCCGATACTCCCCTGGCGCGGGTGCCGGATAGGCACGAGCGGGATGCCTTTACCCTGACCCTCAAAATGCTGGCCCTGGCCCGCCTGACCATGCCGGATATTAATATGGTGGCTTCTACCGCTTTGCAGAGCATTAATCCGTTAGGACTGAGATGGGGGTTAATGGCCGGTGCCAATATAATAATGCCGGTACTTACCCCGGAAGAAAAACGAAGGGATTATTCTCTCTACGATAATAAAGAGCAGAAGAGTATGGAAGAAATAGCAGCAGAGGTTGCGGCCGGCGGGTTTAAACTGGGCTATTGGAAATGGGGCGACTCCCCCCATTATTTCCGGCGCCGGGAGCAGCCTTTGAAGCAGGTTTAA
- the nuoF gene encoding NADH-quinone oxidoreductase subunit NuoF has translation MAEEMRIVLRNYGKIDPLKIDDYIAAGGYKSLEKARSMKQTEVIEEVKKSNLRGRGGAGFNAGMKWNFSYQVQSEEKYVVCNADEGEPGTYKDRIIMENDPQSVIEGMAICGYAIGSKKGYIYCRGEYPYVVDILNQAIAQAKAKGVLGDFDVEVRMGGGAYVCGEESALIESIEGHRGEPRFKPPFPPVIGLWQKPTIVNNVETFANIPIIIEKGGDWYKAIGAPNYPGTKVLTLTGDVNNRTFFEVPTNTTIREVIFGLGGGVAGGKKFKAVQIGGTSGGFIPESNLDTPIDFDSMNSIGAVLGSGAVFVMDESRDIVNVVARIAKFFEHESCGKCSPCREGTKRMHEMMERLNAGEGNAEDVELLGRLGKVMSVACLCGLGQAAPAPVLTTIKNFNADYQAKFN, from the coding sequence ATGGCCGAGGAAATGCGCATAGTCTTGCGCAACTACGGTAAGATTGATCCACTGAAAATCGATGATTATATTGCTGCCGGGGGTTACAAATCACTAGAAAAAGCCCGCAGCATGAAGCAAACGGAAGTCATTGAAGAAGTAAAAAAATCTAATCTGCGAGGACGCGGGGGTGCTGGTTTCAATGCCGGCATGAAATGGAATTTCTCTTATCAGGTGCAATCGGAAGAAAAATATGTGGTCTGTAATGCAGATGAAGGAGAACCCGGCACCTATAAAGACCGTATCATTATGGAAAACGACCCCCAGAGCGTAATCGAAGGTATGGCTATATGCGGTTATGCTATAGGATCTAAAAAAGGCTATATTTATTGTCGGGGTGAATATCCCTATGTAGTCGACATTTTAAACCAGGCCATTGCCCAGGCTAAAGCCAAGGGCGTATTGGGTGATTTTGATGTGGAAGTCAGGATGGGTGGCGGAGCCTATGTTTGTGGTGAAGAAAGCGCTCTGATAGAATCCATTGAGGGACATCGGGGTGAGCCCCGCTTCAAACCTCCCTTCCCACCGGTTATTGGTTTGTGGCAAAAACCGACTATTGTAAACAATGTTGAAACCTTCGCCAACATTCCCATTATTATTGAAAAAGGCGGAGATTGGTACAAAGCCATTGGCGCTCCTAATTATCCGGGTACCAAAGTTTTAACCCTGACTGGCGATGTCAATAACCGCACCTTTTTCGAAGTACCTACCAACACCACTATCAGAGAGGTCATTTTTGGACTCGGCGGTGGTGTAGCCGGCGGTAAAAAGTTCAAAGCGGTGCAGATAGGTGGAACATCGGGTGGTTTTATCCCCGAGTCCAACTTGGATACCCCTATTGATTTTGACTCCATGAACTCAATTGGTGCCGTACTTGGTTCCGGTGCAGTTTTCGTAATGGATGAAAGCCGCGACATTGTAAATGTAGTAGCCCGTATCGCCAAATTCTTCGAACATGAATCCTGTGGCAAGTGTTCACCCTGCCGCGAAGGTACCAAGAGAATGCATGAAATGATGGAACGGCTTAATGCCGGCGAAGGCAATGCGGAAGATGTTGAACTTCTAGGCCGTTTGGGCAAGGTAATGTCAGTAGCCTGCCTGTGCGGGCTGGGCCAGGCAGCACCTGCTCCGGTGCTTACTACCATAAAGAACTTTAATGCTGACTACCAGGCCAAGTTTAACTAA
- the nuoF gene encoding NADH-quinone oxidoreductase subunit NuoF codes for MAEEMRIVLRNYGKIDPLKIDDYLAQGGYKSLEKARAMNTADLIAEVKKSNLRGRGGAGFNCGMKWSFAAGAQADQKYVICNADEGEPGTYKDRLIMENDPHTLIEGMAICAYAIGATQGYIYLRGEYPFLVSTLNTAINQAKEKGLVKDFDIEVRSGAGAYVCGEETALIESIEGKRGEPRFKPPYPPSEGLWSKPTIVNNVETFANIPVIIEKGADWYASIGNPAYPGTKVFTLTGDINNRTFFEVPTNTTIREIVFQFGGGVPGDKKFKAVQIGGTSGAFIPDALLDTPVAFDSMSAIGATLGSGATFVIDESRDIVDVATRIAGFFEHESCGKCAPCREGTARTAELMEKINEGRGSNKDVALLEKLGTVMSYSCLCGLGQAAPAPVLTTIKHFKADYEAKFV; via the coding sequence ATGGCCGAAGAAATGCGTATAGTGCTGCGGAACTACGGCAAAATCGACCCTCTGAAGATCGATGACTATTTGGCTCAGGGCGGTTATAAGTCCCTGGAAAAAGCTCGTGCTATGAATACCGCAGATCTCATTGCCGAAGTCAAGAAATCCAACCTTAGAGGCCGCGGCGGTGCTGGTTTTAACTGTGGAATGAAGTGGTCTTTTGCCGCTGGCGCACAGGCTGATCAGAAATATGTCATATGTAATGCTGATGAAGGCGAACCAGGTACTTACAAAGACCGATTGATCATGGAAAACGACCCGCACACTTTAATTGAAGGAATGGCTATTTGTGCTTATGCTATTGGAGCGACCCAGGGCTATATATATCTTAGAGGAGAATACCCTTTCCTGGTAAGTACCCTGAATACTGCGATTAACCAGGCTAAAGAAAAGGGATTGGTAAAAGATTTTGATATCGAAGTAAGAAGCGGAGCCGGAGCATATGTTTGCGGTGAAGAGACCGCTCTTATCGAATCTATTGAAGGAAAACGTGGTGAACCTCGCTTTAAACCCCCCTATCCACCTTCTGAAGGACTATGGTCCAAACCCACAATAGTCAATAATGTTGAGACCTTCGCCAACATTCCCGTTATAATTGAAAAGGGAGCCGATTGGTATGCCAGCATAGGCAACCCTGCCTATCCGGGAACCAAAGTCTTTACCCTGACCGGCGATATCAACAACAGAACCTTTTTTGAGGTTCCCACCAACACCACTATCAGGGAGATAGTCTTTCAATTTGGCGGAGGTGTCCCGGGCGACAAGAAATTTAAAGCAGTGCAAATCGGCGGAACTTCAGGTGCTTTCATCCCTGATGCCTTATTGGATACCCCGGTGGCTTTCGACTCCATGTCCGCTATTGGAGCAACTCTAGGCTCCGGGGCTACTTTCGTTATTGACGAGAGCCGAGATATTGTGGATGTAGCCACCAGGATAGCAGGCTTTTTTGAACATGAATCCTGCGGAAAATGTGCTCCCTGCCGCGAAGGCACCGCCAGAACCGCAGAACTAATGGAAAAGATTAATGAGGGACGAGGCTCGAACAAGGATGTTGCTTTGCTGGAGAAGTTAGGTACAGTAATGTCCTATTCTTGTCTCTGCGGCTTGGGTCAGGCTGCTCCTGCTCCGGTATTGACCACCATCAAGCACTTTAAAGCCGACTACGAAGCTAAATTCGTGTAG